One window of the Misgurnus anguillicaudatus chromosome 8, ASM2758022v2, whole genome shotgun sequence genome contains the following:
- the ube2g2 gene encoding ubiquitin-conjugating enzyme E2 G2 codes for MAGTALKRLMAEYKQLTLNPPEGIVAGPVNEENFFEWEALIMGPEDTCFEGGVFPAILSFPSDYPLSPPKMKFTCDMFHPNIYPDGRVCISILHAPGDDPMGYESSAERWSPVQSVEKILLSVVSMLAEPNDESGANVDASKMWREDREQFNRLAKQIVRKSLSL; via the exons ATGGCTGGAACAGCTTTAAAAAGACTCATGGCAGAATACAAAC AACTAACACTTAATCCTCCAGAGGGAATCGTGGCAG GGCCTGTGAATGAGGAGAATTTCTTTGAATGGGAGGCTTTGATAAt GGGGCCAGAGGACACATGTTTCGAAGGTGGCGTGTTTCCTGCTATCCTCAGTTTCCCGTCAGATTATCCCCTCAGCCCTCCTAAAATGAAGTTCACCTGTGACATGTTTCATCCTAACA TTTATCCAGATGGACGTGTGTGCATCTCAATCCTCCACGCACCTGGCGATGACCCAATGGGCTACGAGAGCAGCGCTGAGAGATGGAGTCCCGTGCAAAGCGTTGAGAAGATCCTGTTGTCTGTGGTCAGCATGCTTGCCG AGCCGAACGACGAGAGCGGAGCAAACGTGGACGCTTCCAAGATGTGGCGTGAGGACAGAGAGCAGTTCAATCGGCTTGCCAAGCAGATCGTACGCAAATCTCTGAGTCTCTGA
- the LOC129429644 gene encoding uncharacterized protein — translation MQRKTAEERGASVSKSPKVGGPGRVRQPFTFDRAILNEDVETAIAVLRHSADEKTVREKMKMTFIYRQAMVNDEAKSSDVVLVFPRFLDTPGLIEQDFRFLFGEATANKFLEKWPTILKAKLIKESHGLVPTTELLDLMRKAESAAEVENGWDSDMLLLLHLLPPSAQGRKRPGKLSAYQAVDQLIRFQKVGTSVQQHLDNITQSSQPYLLAQGSTQSTIHSYFIVVDKHALPCKATGSVGAFDKLFKAHYVFGTSYSSSLSSFFTFVQTTIFNIDLGETKETSRVAELRARMVR, via the exons ATGCAAAGAAAAACAGCAGAGGAAAGAGGTGCCTCAGTCAGCAAATCTCCTAAAG TTGGTGGGCCAGGTCGTGTTCGTCAGCCCTTCACCTTTGACAGAGCCATTTTAAATGAGGATGTGGAAACAGCTATTGCTGTTTTGAGACACTCTGCTGATGAAAAGACTGTCCGTGAGAAGATGAAAATGACCTTCATATATCGGCAAGCAATGGTCAACGATGAAGCCAAATCATCAGATGTCGTCTTGGTCTTCCCACGATTTCTGGACACACCAGGACTG ATAGAACAAGATTTCAGATTTCTGTTTGGTGAGGCCACGGCCAACAAATTCTTGGAGAAGTGGCCAaccattttaaaagcaaaactaATAAAGGAAAGCCATGGACTTGTACCCACCACAGAACTCTTGGATTTAATGCGCAAAGCTGAGTCCGCTGCTGAAGTTGAGAATG GCTGGGACAGTGACATGTTGCTGCTGCTACATCTGCTACCACCGTCTGCACAAGGTAGAAAGAGGCCGGGAAAGCTTTCTGCGTATCAAGCTGTAGATCAGCTCATCAGATTTCAAAAG GTTGGAACCAGTGTGCAGCAGCATCTAGACAACATCACCCAAAGCAGTCAGCCCTACCTTCTCGCCCAGGGATCCACACAGAGCACCATTCACTCCTACTTCATTGTGGTTGACAAGCATGCACTTCCATGCAAGGCAACAGGTTCAGTTGGAGCGTTTGATAAACTCTTTAAAGCCCATTACGTCTTTGGTACGTCATACAGTTCTTCTCTGAGCAGCTTTTTCACTTTTGTGCAAACAACCATCTTTAACATCGACTTGGGGGAAACAAAGGAGACTTCTAGAGTTGCAGAGTTGCGGGCAAGAATGGTGCGTTAG
- the cep20 gene encoding centrosomal protein 20 yields the protein MATVTELKSALKETLETRGVLQQLKARIRAEVFSALDDQSTPRPPLSHENLLINELIREYLDFNKYRYTASVLTAESGQPEVPLDRQFMANELNVAEDASSKTVPLLYGLLHHFLSSKEENKGKVLLRGSTTHSHLNAESSP from the exons ATGGCAACCGTAACCGAGTTGAAAAGCG CTTTGAAAGAGACTCTCGAGACTCGTGGTGTCCTCCAGCAGCTGAAGGCGAGGATCCGGGCCGAAGTGTTCAGCGCCCTGGATGATCAGAGCACCCCCCGACCGCCTCTCTCCCACGAGAACCTGCTGATCAATGAACTCATCCGAGAATACCTGGACTTCAACAAGTATAGATACACAGCATCTGTACTGACCGCAG AATCAGGTCAACCTGAAGTTCCCCTGGACCGTCAGTTCATGGCCAATGAGCTCAATGTTGCTGAAGATGCAAGTAGCAAAACAGT GCCATTGCTGTACGGCTTGCTCCATCATTTCCTCAGCAGTAAGGAAGAGAACAAGGGAAAAGTCTTATTGAGAGGTTCAACAACACACAGCCATCTTAATGCAGAGTCATCACCTTGA